The DNA region TGAACGGCAACCCCAGGCTTTGGATTTTCGGCTTGATGGTCCCGGCAACCCCCAAGTCCATGATCAACACATGGTCCTCGTCATGCTTGATCTCCTGCTCCAACGCTCCGCGCAATCGCACCAAGCGCATTTTCGACAGCTGGCACTGAAATATGGAGAACTGCAGCCATTCACCATATCCCTTCATAATCTTGAACACCTTGCGCCATCTGCGGCCGCTGCGGATGTCGTAACTGACAATATACAGGTGCTCGTCCATGATCACCTCGTCATGAAGCAGGGATATTCGTTGATCTCCCCACTCAGATAACGCACCAGAAGTCTGGCCTGAACCTCAAGCAACCGCCTGTACGAAATGCGATACTTGAATATCGGATGCGTCACTTCCTGATTCATGCGGCGTTCAAAGGCGCGGATGAACGATTTGCGCCCCTTGTCGGTCAGATTGCAGCTGCCGGCCGCTTGGACGAAATCACCGGTCTGAACCTCACCGTTGTTGACGACGGTAATGACGACAGAGTCCGCAACGAGGGGGCGAAATGGCTCCATCATGTCCAGGGCGAGGGCCGGCCGCCCGAACCTGGGTTGGTGATAAAAACCCCGATACGGATCAAGGCCTACGGCCGACAGGGCTACGCTCAATTCGCGCACCAGCATGGCGTAGGCAAAGGAGAGCATGGCGTTGACCGGATCCTTGGGCGGTCTTCTGTTGCGGCTGACGAAGTCGAATCGCCACGAGTCGGGCCCATCCGATTTGAACATTGCCGCAAACAGGCCGAAGTACCGGCTCGCCGCCGTGCCCTCATGTCCGAGCAGACTTTCCAGATTCGATGCGGTCCGGGCCATGCGGACATCCCGCCCCAGCCCCTCCAGCGCATCCTTCGGAGCGCCCTCCCCCCGATGATTCCGGCGCAACAGGGTCCGGCTGTTCGCGATCTTGGCCGCCACCAGGGACCGCGCCAAGCCCAGACACATGGCCTGATCGAAACTCGCGCGGTATTGCGCCGTCCGCGTCTCAACGTTTCGGTGTCCGGTTCCAACGGTATGTCCAAGAAACCAACCGCCATAGCTCAGGTACGTGACCGGAATTTCCCTTCGGAAGCACTCGTGCAAGGCCGGCGTGGTCAGCATGGAGCTGCCGAACACGGCCAACTGGCTGACCTCTTCCAGACGCGCTTCGGCCACGATCTCCCTGTTTTCCTCCACCAACAGACGCATGCCGTTCTTGCGGATATACGCCTTGGGCGACTGCACATAGAGCGGCGAGGCCTGTTCCACTCCGGCGAAAATGGGACGGATCGCCATCTCCCTGCCCCGAAGGAAGCCGGTCTCGTCGGGGAGGCAGATGCCCACGAGTGAACAATGCGGACATTTCGGACTGTCAATCAACGGTTCCGGAGCCATGGCCTGCCCGGCCAGCAAGGCGAGTTCGGCTATGGATCTGCGGGTCAGGGCTTCGAGGTCATCGTCGAATTCCACCCGTACCCGCTCCTTGGATGCGACAAAATACAACACACCGCCGTCGCAGTGAAAACCATGTTCGCGGAGCAGGAGCCCTTGGGCGCACAGCTGCACCCGCTCCGGGTCATAGGCGCCCTTGGACGTGTGCGGACGTTTGCCGCGCTTGTAATCCACCGGGACGACATCGCTGCCCCTGCCTTCGACCAGATCCATCTTGGCCGTGATGCCGAGGGATTCGCTCGACAGACTCACGGACCGGGCATGGATGGTTTGCTCCTCAGTCAGCGGCTCGTGGAGCGGCTTGCCCGGAGTATCGACGCGTCTATGCTTGATGACGCCGTCCGTCGTGAATTCGTTGTGGGCGAATTCCGCCTGAACCCACATGAGATGGGCGAGTCGGGGGCAGTACACGTATTCGTTGAGCATGCGGACGGGGATGAGAGGTTGTTCGATCATATGTGTTTCCTGAATACGCAGAGAAGGTTTGACACGCGCTGCGAGCATGCGTACATGTTTTCTGTACAACTTAACGGGAGGAGTCCCATGCTGCAAACCACCTACACCGACGCCCGCGCCAATCTGGCCAGCCTGTGCGACGAGGTCACCGAAAACCAGGAAATCGTCGTCATCCGCCGCCGCAAGGGGAAAAGCGTGGCCATGATAGACGCGGCGGAGTTGCAAAGCCTGGTCGAAAGCGCGCACCTCATGCGCTCGCCCAAAAACGCCGAGCGCCTACTTGCGGCCCTGGACAGAGCCCTCAAGGGCCAGGGCGAGGCGTCGGACATCAACCGGCTGAAGACGGAGACGGGCCTTGCGGAATAAGGACCGGATAGCGGTCTTCCAGTCCGAGTTCCGCGAAGACCTGCGCCACTGGGTGCAGACCGACCGCCGCGTGGCCCTGCGCGTCCTGGAACTGGTCGAAGCCGTCATGCGCGACCCATTCCAGGGCATCGGCAAACCCGAACCCCTCAAATACCTCGCCCCCGGCGTCTGGTCCCGCCGCATCACACAGGAGCACCGGTTGGTGTATCTGGTGCGGGATGATCGGGTGGATTTTGTGCAGGGGCGGTATCATTATTGAAGGCAACAGCGCTCAATACAGAGGAGAAAACAAACCCAGACCAAAATGACTCCCGTAGCCCAAACAAATCGGACCACGAACCGGTTCATTGAACTGAATCCGAACCGAAAAACTGCAATCCACCGGCGGTTGAGGGCCGAATTTCCTTTTACGCGAAAAATGTCTTTGCCTGAGCAGTATGGGGTGACCACGCGGATCAAGCAGTTCTATTTCCACTGGAACAGGTAGCCCCCTCGAATCGCACTCTGCCATAATTTGCCCTTGCAAAGTGTTCCTGCCAGATTTTTTCAAATAACGTGGCGGTACAAAAGGCGTATGAGACATCCAATCGCAAGAGGGCTGGAGCCCCAGACGCATCTGTAAAGCTTCTCCATATTCGCCGGGAAGTCCGATAAGCTCTTCCACCTCACGGCAGGTTGCTGCTATGGCAATATGCAATGACTTCAAGCCTTTTGAGAAGGAATTACGCAGAGTTGCAAAAGCCCTTTCCGCCTGTGCGTCCAAACCCGCTGGAGCCCAGATTGTGAAGTGATCCAAGTGCCCATCATCATCCAGGTCAAGAGGTAGGATATGGGCATGCTCATGCATCCCTTTTAATGGTGAGGCGTTTTCATCACATCCAGACAGGACGGTGTGATGCTGGCCAATTTTGCCAAGCACGAGTTTGTGCAACCGTTCCCCATGAATGAGCGTGTGGACCACTGGCGGCAAGGCATGCTTGTTTCCCTGTGCCGTTGCCATGGCTAGAACTATGATTTTGACGGAAGGACTTGAACACGCCTTGGATGTGACCATGGGCTGAATCTGCAAGGCATCGCTCTTCCGCCAATACAGCACGCGTTTACTGCCAGGGGCTTGGATCCATCTGTACTGCTTCCAGTCCGCAGTATCCCAGTGCAGAGCGTCAAAAAGACTCTTAGGGTACGGCTTCATGGCCTTTTCCAGTGCAGATTGCCGTGCTTTCTGGATTTTCTTCTCTTCCTTTGATAGCTTTGGCTTGGTTTCATCAACAAAATCGAAATGCCGAATGACATCGTCACGGGCCTGATTTATCCAATTCTCATAATCGTCAAACGAAAGTGGCACGAAAACGGAAACCTGCTCCCAGCCAAATCCAGGAGCACTATCATTGGGATAACAATTTGGCATCCACATGACTGGACTGGTTTTTTCAAGACGAGCTTCAACCCAGCTTTCAGCACGCCCCAGATACCCAAGATGGTCGGCAAGCGCGGCGAGCAACTGAATTTCTTCCTCAGTCAACTCCACGTCCCAGCTTACAGCCAAGCACCCGGCGTCAATCTGCGCCCATGTATCGAAGACCAATGTGCGTTTTTCCGCACGGCCTTCATTCACAGGCATGTAATGCCGAGTATGAGCACCAGTCGCAGCAGGCAGCATATATGTAGGCATCACGCTGGCCAATTTTTCAAACAAAGAACGAACCGCGTCAGGAAGACTTTCGTAACTCCATCCGCATTTCGTGTACCCGACGCTAAGAAGCGCTCGTAGCAAACGCCAGGGTGACGGTGGCCATTCAATCAGCCCTTCGTTGACGTGATGCCCCCAAGGCGTGGCGTGGTAACGCCTGCCGGGGAAAGTCATAATTATTGTTGGCATGGCTAGTTCTCGTCAGGTTCAGTTTGCTCGCCGCCTGCGCTTTCACCTTTGTCTTTACCCTTTTTGAGTTCATCATTGAATGTGACGACTGTTATCTTCATGTTATCTTTGCATGCAGCAATGGCCTTAGTGAGTTCGCTTTCTATTTCTTCGACATTTGGTAGAATAAAACCGGATGGCTTTGTCGCCGCAATAACATCGTTCACAACTCGCAAATCACAAGCCGTGCGTAATCGAAGGTCGCTATTAAGCAAAACTCTAATTTTATACAAAGCAAGTGTGATCAAGAGCTTTGTGACATCTTCGCCAAGCCCATATCCACGGATCTGCGCTAAATCGACCTTTGCATATAGGGTAATAAAATCTGCAGTATATTCATCGCGTGCAAATGGAACGTTACCAAATCCACTTTTAGTATCTCCAGAAGGATTGACATGGTCATTTTTTACCCCACCAGATGCTGCAACCCGTACGCCGTCTGCTTCTATAAATGCCTCGACAGATCGAGATAAACGCAACCTTCCCCCTGCAAGTTCTTTCTTCGCCAAAAAGACACCGTGCAGAAGGGAACAAATATCATACTTGAGCAACAGCTTGGAAAGCTTGCTACGATTGATCGGGCCTGTTTCCAAGACATCCAATTCACTCTTGATTTGGTTAAAAAATGTTTTGTCGGAACCTTCGAGAATATATGGACTGTTGATACGATGAGATTCAAGAAGCGAGTCCGTCAAAAATTCTTCGCCTCGTTTAACGCGGATATGCGACAGGCCAAGCAAAGCTGTCTTCACATCATTTTTGGTTTCGTCCCAGATCGTCAATTCCAGTCTATTGGCCATGCTTTGTGCACTTTCAACAAGCAGCGACGGACCATATTTGGTTGAAAACGTGGCCGCACCCAAGGCAGGAAAGCCCGTAGGCTGGAAGCGATGCCCCTGCAGTGGTTCAAGGGGAATCGAGAACAGCAGACGATTCACGCCATCAAGAGCAGAAAGATCCAAAGTCATGACATGTACTCCTTATCAGATGAAGTGTTGGGATCAATTCGAGACACGAAATTTGCCAAGTAATTCTTTGATACCGGAAACGCCAAAGCCGCCGCCCAGAGTCGAGCTGTTTGTGGTGAAACAGTTGCAAATTGGGCAATTGTATGCACACCAGCTGCCCGCAGTCGCCTTTGGGCAATAGAGAATGCAGATGTTGCATCGCCGCTTTCCAGCCTTCGAATGATGGCCGGATCAGCTCCAACAACCTGACCATTCGGCAAGACCCAAGGACTGTGGGCAACTCGAATGGCTAGCCACGTATCACTAGGGTAGTCCAATGGAAACATTGAAATGGACGGATGAAATGCGTTCCACATGCGAAGATCTAACGCCATAAATGCACGAGCCAGCAACATCGTCCTTTGCAGGTCAACTTCTCCGGCCAGCACGCGGCACAAGTCCGCTGGTTGCGCTGAAGCGCCCCGCGTAGGAATCAGAGGAAAGAGCCGCCCACCGTTTTGTGCAGATTCGACCATGCGCCTCTTCATAACCGCGATGGCGTCATCAACAGCGTCCCGTCCAAATGCAACCACGTCAGGCTTCTTATCCAAACGGGGATTCATGGTATCACCGTTCGTGGCAAACCGTGTTTGCGTTTTGAGTGGCAACCAGTGGCGACGAACCCCATCAAAATTACTGGACGAATTTTGAAACGAACCTTGGAGAGCAAAGGCCAAAGCAAGCCTAAATTCTGGAGAATTATCATTGGCAGCACTGACCCATTCCGGCCGTAATGGCGGAATTGGGCCAGAATGAAAGCCATTTCCGGTTGCCATGACAGTTTCAAGATCCGTCATGGCGATAAGTACTTGCTGCCAGAGAGAGGGGTCTGATGGACGCGCAGATAGATCAAATAGTTTGTGTCCGAGATTCTGCTCAATTTGAAGCAATCTTGACGCAGCCTTTTTTTGGTGCGCATTCTTTCTTAATTTGGAAATCCAGTTGTTCTTTTCTAGGTCATCAGTGCATGCAAGGATGGGCAAATGTTTTTCAGGAACCCTATAGCGCCCCAATGGTACTGCAAAATGCGTCGCAAGATTATTTCTTTGAAGATATCCATAGCGGATAAATTCAGAGATTCCCTGACGAATTCCGCGGTCTGTGATCGCACGGACCATGGCCCATCCGTCGTCCGCTCTACGCCGTTTGGAAGCGGCCCTCCCTTCAACAAAAATATGAGCCAGCTCTTGGTAAGTCATGGGAGATGGCCAGAGTGGAAACCACTGCTCTCCATTTCCAGGAAGTTCTTTGCCCTTATTCATCTTTATTTCATCAATTCGCGATTCGCCAGCGTATCCATATGCTGATCCAGATATGTAAAATGGAGATGACATCCAGCGAACACTGTCAGTCGTATTCCTAGAAGTTATTCCAGAACGAATCAAACATGCGCCTTCAAAAGAAAGAAGAATGTCCCATGGATTAATGATTCCCTCAGGAACAAACTGTCCAACATTTTGATCCCAACTGCTATTACATAAGTTGTGCCCAAAAAGCACTTGCTCTAGGGAAGCGTCCAATTTTGGATCTAAAATACATTTTTTGATGGCGGCCATATAAGCAGAAGTATAGCTACCGCTCCCTTCATTTCCTCCTGTTCCAAAAATTGCAGGATGCATAATATCAATACGATCACCCGAACCGACTATTGATGATACCGTGTCCATCCAAAGAATTGATTTTCCACGAACAGAATTTCTTAGAGACAAAATAAATTTGCCTTTCAATTCATCTTTTGGCTTTTGTTCACCTGCAACATCCCGAATTATTTTTTGAATAAGAATTATTGTATTTCTGTATGTTTCGAAACGAGGCGAATCTGAAGCAACTATAGAATCGAGTACTTCACGTGCTGATTTTTCAGAACTTCCATTATAAAAACCAGATCTTCCTCCCCAAGGATTGAAAATTGGAGTCGGCTCATATTTTTCACGGAAAAATGAAATGATCGCATTCATATCAAACGTTGTTGAAATGGAAAAACAATTCCCTACCCACCAGCCTCGCACATTTATATCAAGCTGTTCAGCTAAAAGACGTAATATACCCAAAGCCTTCAAATAATTTATTAGAGGAGTAGGCGCACACCCATCAAGCTTATACACATGTATCATTGTCCACCTCCCAACAACGGATCCTTAATGACTCGTGTAGAAGCTCTTTGATCAGCAGCCCGCATAATCGCCTCCAACCAAGCCATGTTAAAGTGCCCGATGGTGACTAAAAGATTCAAAATTCTCTCAGTCCATCCAAGTCCAGTATGCGGATTCAAGCCAGCAGCAGACGGAGCCAGATCAAGGCAACATTCCCTCACTTCGGAAAGTTCTTGTTCCTTGGTGTAAAGAGGAATTGAAGGTAGGGTCGCCCCGTCCATAACACCCCGGATCCAAACTTTGCCGTCTTTGTGTTTTTGATCAGCGGGGCAGGGATGCCACACAAGGCGAATTTTGCCGTGATGAGCACAGACCAAATAGAGAAGCAGATTAAAATCCTCGGCATCCAAATCAAGAATTTCCCGTTCTATATCAGTTGGTGGCAGCTGTACCTCAGGCACAGGGGCGACAGTCATGCCCGCAGCATCAAGCAACTCTTTCCATGGTCCCAACAACGCCTCATGATTTTGATCATGCCGTTGGAGTATCGCAAACAAAGCGAGTGTGCTTGCCAGTTCATGCCGCAGGCCTCGCGGGCGCTGTCTTGTATTCCAGTATAATTTTGGAGCCTTAGCGATGTCAGTCCGGGCATGGAAGATACTATCCCTTGCGCGTTGAATCTGAAGCTGGAAGTCAGGATAGGCTTTTCCGATGTCATGAACTCGTCCAGCCAAGTGAAAGATATGGGCCAATTCTGAAACCAGCATTTGGGCAATATCACGGGCCTCTTCTGCGACCGCCAAGCTGTGACCAGCGATGGTTTGCCAGCCTGTTTGACTCAAAGAGTCATCATCCTGAGCAGAATCGGCCTTATTTGCATCCGTGACGGGTTGGCCTGCAAGCGAAACAACATGCTTCATTGATGCAGGAGACCACCCGCATGCTGTGTCGTAACCACCACAGTTCGCTGCAACCAGTACTGTTTGACCGGGATATAAGTATGTACTTCGAGCTGTCCGCCATACTCCCTCCTGCCAGTCCCAGACCCAGGCACGATTTCCAGCAGCAAGCCTTTGCGTTTTGCCGCACAACCATTCCCTGGCACGCATAAACGGCACGGCGCATAATTCTTTTCGTGTCGGTTGAATGCTATCGGCGGGTTGCTCTTTTGGAGGTATGTCTACCCAAAATACGTACAGATCCCGCTCATCACCCGAGCGGATGAAGCGACTGATGTCGATGTCGGCACCACTCAAATCCGGAGAAGTGTCAAATAACTCCTCGATTTCATGGCGGAGCAGGAGGTGTGACGGTTCGTAAGGATAAAGATCGCGAATATTGGCGTACGCTTCTTCAAATTCTTCGAGGCTCTTAGGTGACACGTCTTGAAGATCGCTCAAAGCTGTCCGAGCTGCGGCCAATTCTTCGGGACCATACGGCAGTGCCTTTTTGATATCGTCAGGTTTATCTGCGTTAAAATCTACAACAACAACCTGTGCTGCACCTCCCCAACGAGCGCAGCGTCCAAAACGCTGTACAAGACTGGACCAAGGTGCGAGTTCCGTGAAAAGCAGAGTCGATGACATATCCACGCCAGCTTCAATGACCTGAGTTGCCACAATGATGCGGTCCGTTCCGGGAGTGCAAGCAGCCTTATTCAAAAATTCTTCGCGCCATGATTCGCGTTCACTAGGACGAAAACGGCTGTGCACCAAACGAAGAGTTTCTGATGCGACGTTACCCAACAGCTCTTGGTATACCTCCACGGCTCGATCCACAGTGTTCATAACGACAAGCGTTGGCGCGCTTCTACTCTTATCGCGTTCAACATGTGCCTTGTGGACGCTTCTTGCCAGTTCCTTGGCTGATTTCATAGATATCGTGCGGCATGTTTTGCGAACATCCCAAAGGTTCCCGCTACGCTCAGGAGCAGGTATTGTTGATACTGGCATGCCCAGCATCAGATCTTTGGTATCCGGGCTGGTGCAAAACCAATCGGGTTGCAGCGTTGCGCTCATCCACCAGCTAAACGTCGGGCGCAACATTTTTGCTTCACAATCGTCATCGTTGCGAAATGCCTGAAGCTGAAAAGAAGTCGCCAAGCCGACATCCATGAGTTGCACTTCGTCCATGATCCAGAGTGTATCACTATTGAGAAGGCCGAATTCCATGGGCCATCGAGCTCGCGAAGCTGCATAGCCTCGGTTTAATGCGCGTGACAGAAGCATATCCTGCGTACCGATCAGCACGGCACATTCTTCGGGATAAAGCGCCCAATCGCCACAGTCTGTGCCGCCCATGAGCACGTGAACTCCGACCTTGCCCTCATGGGAACCAGTTCCATTCCAGTAAATGCCAAGACGTTTCAGAGCATTCCGAACTTCCATTTCCGTCTGTTCCACCAGAACACGCATTGGCAGACACCAGACCAAACGACATGGACAACTCCATTCTTCTTTCTCAAAACGATTCCACAACCACGCACCCAATACTCCGACTGTTTTCCCAAGGCCGGTAGGGATACGGATCAGGCGATTTCCAAAGGCATCATCTAGTGCCAATTTTATTTGCCACGACCAAGGATCAACTTGGTCGGAGCCGTACATTTTTTGAAAAAATTCTTTGAACTCCATGTGATATTCCACCTTGTATCGTTTGCTATTCGGTCACTGCGATGCTTTTGGATTCTCGCCCCCCCATCCCATACCTCCCCACCATCCCCCTCACCTTCTCCATCGCCTCTTCCCTGAGCCACTCCGGCTCCAGCACCTCGAAATCCGCTCCCCAGCGCATGGCCCACCACAGCACTTCCCTGGGTTCCGTCGCCCGTACCTCGTAGACCAGCGAGTCGTCGGGGTTGTCTGTCAGGAGCTGGCTGGGGTTGTGGTACTCCTCTCGGATGTACGGCGCCGCGAAGGGTGAAAACCAGATGCGTACGGTCTCTGGCTCGCGTTCGGTGGCGAAGACGCGAAACGAGCTCAGGCGGCGCTCGTGGTAGGCGTAGTCGCGGTTGTTGGTGAAGGTGATTTCCGTCAGCCGTGCCCGGCGGATGCGGCATGCCTTGAAGCATCGCACTGCCCTGCGACCCCAGTGGTAGCCGTCCAGGTACAGCGCCCCATCCAGTACGTAGAGCTGGTAGGGGTCGACCTCGAACTCCTCGGGCTCGGCATGCGGTTTGGCGTAGGAGACCGCAATCCGCCTACGCTCGGTGACCGCCCTGAACAGCGTGTCCACGACCTGGCCCCGGCCGCCGACGTGCGCCGGCATTTCCGGCCCGCTCAAGAGCGCCGAACAGGCGGCGGCGACCGAGGCCTCGTTCACGGCCAGGAGCTTGGTGGCCGCCTTTCTCGCCCGCGAGGCCAGGAAGGATTCCTGCAGACCGCCCAGCCGACCCATGGCCAGGATGATGGCCAGGCGCTCGTCAAGGGTCAGATCCGGCGCTGTCAGGAAGGCGTCCTTCTCGATGACGTGCCGACGGGCCTTCCTGTCGAAACGAAAATCCATCCCGAGCCCCTTGAGCAGCGCACAGTACCTGCCGTAGGTCGACGTCCCGACGCCGAGTTCCTGCCGAAGCTCGCCCGGTGATTTTCCTGGTGTCGCCTTGATGGCCATGTACAGATACAAAACCCGCTCCAGCTTCGAAGAATCAAAACCATTTGCTCCCATCTCCTCGCTCTCCGTCCGGTTTCGCGGCAAGCACAAAAAAACAGATCTTCCCAGGCAGTGGGGATGATCCGTAAATCACAATGCATCGACAATAAAATATTCCTGAATTTGTTGCCGAATACTGTAGGGAATAACAAGAACAAAATTATGTATGACACAACTACAATACATAATACGTATCTAATTGATTACGGCCTGATATACATACTTAAAAATATTTAATCATTTAAAACTAATAACATAAACAAGATTTGATAGTATACAACGTCACAGAAATTTATCCGAAAGTTACGCACAATGCGGACTCCCTCCAGAAAGACATTCAATCGGAATCATCGTATCCACGAGTTTATCAGCATACGCAATCAAATGCTTACGAATATCGACCAGTATTGAATCTCTATAATACCGATCAATACTTAGTATATTTTGTATAAAAATACGGACAATGCAGTACTGGCGGAGGATTTAGCCGATAAGTGGTCGTTCTATCAGGCAATCCTCGAAAGGACAGACAGGTCTTGCGGGAGGAAGCGAGTCTGATCGTGGAAACAAAAAAGACCCCCCTGGAAACGACTTCCAGGGGGGTACAAGGAGGGGGAGGGACTTCTTTTTTCTCTACTTCAGGACGCTCAAGGTGGCCTTGGCTATGGCCAGTTCCTCGTTAGTGGGGATAACGAGGATGGCGACCTTGCTTCCGTCCGCCTGCACTGCCGTCGCGACTTTCTTGCGACCGGCGTTGAGGGCGGGATCAATGCTGATGCCGAGATGTTCGAGATTCGCGCAGACGCGGGCGCGGACGATTTCGTCATTCTCGCCGATGCCGGCGGTGAAGACCAGGGCGTCCAGAGGACCGGTCACGGCGTAATAGGCGCCGATATATTTCTTGATGCGGTAGACGAACATGTCCACGGCCAGGGCGGCCTTCTTGTCGCCCTTATCCGCCGCGGAATGAATGTCGCGCATGTCGTTCATGCCGCAGATGCCCTTGAGGCCGCTCTGCTTGTTCAAAATGGAGTCAACCTCATCCATGGAGAGGCCCTTTTCCTTCATGAGGAAAGGCAGGATGGCGGGATCGATGTCGCCGCTGCGGGTGCCCATCATTACGCCGGCCAGAGGGGTCAGACCCATGGAGGTGTCGATGCACTTGCCGCCGCGCACGGCTGCCATGCTGCAGCCGTTGCCCAAGTGCAGAGTGACCAGGTTCACTTCGTCCTCGGCCTTGCCGAGCATGGCCGCCGCCTGCTGCGCGACATAGCGGTGCGAGGTGCCGTGGAATCCGTAACGGCGGATCTTGAGCTCTTCGTACAGCTCGTAGGGGATCGGATACATGAAGGCTTCGGCGGGCATGGTCTGGTGGAATTCCGTGTCGAACACGGCCACCTGCGGCACACCGGCGAAAAGCTCGCGGGCGACCTCGATGCCGACCAGGTTGGCCGGGTTGTGCAGAGGCGAAAGATGACAGTTCTCGCGGATCTTCTCCACCACGTCGTCATCGATGAGCGTGCTCTGAAACAGAGTCTCGCCGCCCTGAACGACACGATGCCCGATGGCGTTGATTTCGGCGGAAGAGGCGATGACGCCGGTGTCCGCGCCCGTGACCAGATCGACCACGGTGTGCATGGCCGCGCGATGGTCAGGGAAGGCCACTTCACGCTCGACCTCGGCCTCGCGATCCGTGCCCGGCCAGGACTTCTGGCTGACCTTGCCCATGGTGTCGCCGATGCGCTCGACCAGGCCGGTGGTCATGACCGCGCCGTTATCCATGTCCAGAAGCTGGTATTTGAGGGAAGAACTCCCTGAATTGACTACAAATATCTTCATAATATCCTCTCTATATTAAACCTTTTTCGGCCTGGGCCTGAATGGCCGTGATGGCCACGGTGTTGACGATATCGGCGACGGTGCAAC from Desulfomicrobium apsheronum includes:
- the cas2 gene encoding CRISPR-associated endonuclease Cas2; translated protein: MDEHLYIVSYDIRSGRRWRKVFKIMKGYGEWLQFSIFQCQLSKMRLVRLRGALEQEIKHDEDHVLIMDLGVAGTIKPKIQSLGLPFKPVSTESIVV
- the cas7g gene encoding type I-G CRISPR-associated RAMP protein Csb1/Cas7g, whose translation is MTLDLSALDGVNRLLFSIPLEPLQGHRFQPTGFPALGAATFSTKYGPSLLVESAQSMANRLELTIWDETKNDVKTALLGLSHIRVKRGEEFLTDSLLESHRINSPYILEGSDKTFFNQIKSELDVLETGPINRSKLSKLLLKYDICSLLHGVFLAKKELAGGRLRLSRSVEAFIEADGVRVAASGGVKNDHVNPSGDTKSGFGNVPFARDEYTADFITLYAKVDLAQIRGYGLGEDVTKLLITLALYKIRVLLNSDLRLRTACDLRVVNDVIAATKPSGFILPNVEEIESELTKAIAACKDNMKITVVTFNDELKKGKDKGESAGGEQTEPDEN
- the csb2 gene encoding type I-G CRISPR-associated protein Csb2, whose amino-acid sequence is MPTIIMTFPGRRYHATPWGHHVNEGLIEWPPSPWRLLRALLSVGYTKCGWSYESLPDAVRSLFEKLASVMPTYMLPAATGAHTRHYMPVNEGRAEKRTLVFDTWAQIDAGCLAVSWDVELTEEEIQLLAALADHLGYLGRAESWVEARLEKTSPVMWMPNCYPNDSAPGFGWEQVSVFVPLSFDDYENWINQARDDVIRHFDFVDETKPKLSKEEKKIQKARQSALEKAMKPYPKSLFDALHWDTADWKQYRWIQAPGSKRVLYWRKSDALQIQPMVTSKACSSPSVKIIVLAMATAQGNKHALPPVVHTLIHGERLHKLVLGKIGQHHTVLSGCDENASPLKGMHEHAHILPLDLDDDGHLDHFTIWAPAGLDAQAERAFATLRNSFSKGLKSLHIAIAATCREVEELIGLPGEYGEALQMRLGLQPSCDWMSHTPFVPPRYLKKSGRNTLQGQIMAECDSRGLPVPVEIELLDPRGHPILLRQRHFSRKRKFGPQPPVDCSFSVRIQFNEPVRGPICLGYGSHFGLGLFSPLY
- a CDS encoding Txe/YoeB family addiction module toxin; translation: MRNKDRIAVFQSEFREDLRHWVQTDRRVALRVLELVEAVMRDPFQGIGKPEPLKYLAPGVWSRRITQEHRLVYLVRDDRVDFVQGRYHY
- the cas8g1 gene encoding type I-G CRISPR-associated protein Cas8g1/Csx17, with the protein product MIHVYKLDGCAPTPLINYLKALGILRLLAEQLDINVRGWWVGNCFSISTTFDMNAIISFFREKYEPTPIFNPWGGRSGFYNGSSEKSAREVLDSIVASDSPRFETYRNTIILIQKIIRDVAGEQKPKDELKGKFILSLRNSVRGKSILWMDTVSSIVGSGDRIDIMHPAIFGTGGNEGSGSYTSAYMAAIKKCILDPKLDASLEQVLFGHNLCNSSWDQNVGQFVPEGIINPWDILLSFEGACLIRSGITSRNTTDSVRWMSSPFYISGSAYGYAGESRIDEIKMNKGKELPGNGEQWFPLWPSPMTYQELAHIFVEGRAASKRRRADDGWAMVRAITDRGIRQGISEFIRYGYLQRNNLATHFAVPLGRYRVPEKHLPILACTDDLEKNNWISKLRKNAHQKKAASRLLQIEQNLGHKLFDLSARPSDPSLWQQVLIAMTDLETVMATGNGFHSGPIPPLRPEWVSAANDNSPEFRLALAFALQGSFQNSSSNFDGVRRHWLPLKTQTRFATNGDTMNPRLDKKPDVVAFGRDAVDDAIAVMKRRMVESAQNGGRLFPLIPTRGASAQPADLCRVLAGEVDLQRTMLLARAFMALDLRMWNAFHPSISMFPLDYPSDTWLAIRVAHSPWVLPNGQVVGADPAIIRRLESGDATSAFSIAQRRLRAAGVHTIAQFATVSPQTARLWAAALAFPVSKNYLANFVSRIDPNTSSDKEYMS
- a CDS encoding CRISPR-associated endonuclease Cas4/Cas1, with the translated sequence MIEQPLIPVRMLNEYVYCPRLAHLMWVQAEFAHNEFTTDGVIKHRRVDTPGKPLHEPLTEEQTIHARSVSLSSESLGITAKMDLVEGRGSDVVPVDYKRGKRPHTSKGAYDPERVQLCAQGLLLREHGFHCDGGVLYFVASKERVRVEFDDDLEALTRRSIAELALLAGQAMAPEPLIDSPKCPHCSLVGICLPDETGFLRGREMAIRPIFAGVEQASPLYVQSPKAYIRKNGMRLLVEENREIVAEARLEEVSQLAVFGSSMLTTPALHECFRREIPVTYLSYGGWFLGHTVGTGHRNVETRTAQYRASFDQAMCLGLARSLVAAKIANSRTLLRRNHRGEGAPKDALEGLGRDVRMARTASNLESLLGHEGTAASRYFGLFAAMFKSDGPDSWRFDFVSRNRRPPKDPVNAMLSFAYAMLVRELSVALSAVGLDPYRGFYHQPRFGRPALALDMMEPFRPLVADSVVITVVNNGEVQTGDFVQAAGSCNLTDKGRKSFIRAFERRMNQEVTHPIFKYRISYRRLLEVQARLLVRYLSGEINEYPCFMTR
- a CDS encoding type II toxin-antitoxin system Phd/YefM family antitoxin — its product is MLQTTYTDARANLASLCDEVTENQEIVVIRRRKGKSVAMIDAAELQSLVESAHLMRSPKNAERLLAALDRALKGQGEASDINRLKTETGLAE